The proteins below come from a single Pandoraea apista genomic window:
- the gsiD gene encoding glutathione ABC transporter permease GsiD, translating into MNVSQPTTVTPTAAGSNRVRTPWREFWRKFKKQHIAMVAGAFVLVLVVIAILAPHLVPFDPENFFDYDALNAGPSAKHWFGVDSLGRDIFSRVLAGTRISLAAGFGSVALGAVIGTVLGLLAGYYEGWWDRIVMRISDVLFAFPGILLAIGVVAVLGNGMVNVIVAVAIFSIPAFARLVRGNTLVLKHLTYIEAARSIGASDWTIIMRHILPGTVSSIVVYFSMRIGTSIITAASLSFLGLGAQPPTPEWGAMLNEARADMVNAPHIAIFPSLAIFLTVLAFNLLGDGLRDALDPKLDRH; encoded by the coding sequence ATGAATGTGAGTCAGCCAACGACTGTCACCCCTACCGCTGCCGGCAGCAATCGCGTACGCACGCCGTGGCGCGAATTCTGGCGCAAATTCAAGAAACAGCATATTGCCATGGTCGCTGGCGCGTTCGTGCTGGTGCTGGTCGTCATCGCGATTCTGGCGCCGCATCTGGTGCCGTTCGATCCGGAGAACTTCTTCGATTACGACGCCCTGAACGCCGGCCCGTCGGCGAAGCACTGGTTCGGCGTCGATTCGCTGGGGCGCGACATCTTCAGCCGCGTGCTCGCGGGCACGCGAATTTCTCTCGCCGCCGGTTTTGGCTCGGTCGCGCTGGGTGCGGTGATCGGCACGGTGCTGGGATTGCTCGCGGGCTATTACGAAGGCTGGTGGGATCGCATCGTGATGCGCATTTCCGACGTGCTGTTCGCCTTCCCGGGCATTCTGCTGGCTATCGGCGTGGTGGCTGTGCTGGGTAACGGCATGGTCAACGTGATCGTCGCTGTCGCCATCTTCTCGATTCCGGCGTTTGCGCGGCTGGTACGTGGCAATACGCTAGTGCTCAAGCACCTGACCTACATCGAAGCGGCCCGCTCCATCGGGGCCTCGGACTGGACGATCATCATGCGGCACATTCTGCCGGGCACGGTGTCGTCTATCGTGGTGTATTTTTCGATGCGTATCGGCACGTCGATCATCACCGCCGCAAGCCTGTCGTTCCTCGGTCTGGGGGCGCAGCCGCCTACGCCCGAATGGGGCGCGATGCTCAACGAAGCCCGCGCGGACATGGTCAATGCGCCACACATCGCGATCTTTCCGAGCCTGGCCATTTTCCTGACCGTGCTCGCGTTCAATCTGCTGGGCGACGGCCTGCGCGACGCGCTCGATCCGAAGCTCGACCGTCACTGA
- the gsiC gene encoding glutathione ABC transporter permease GsiC → MLNYFLKRLLGLIPTLLIVAVLVFGFVHMLPGDPARLAAGPQADEATVMLVRQDLGLDKPLLTQFTNFITHAVRGDFGLSMRSKQPVSEEIGSRFMPTLWLTLVSMIWSVIIGMGLGVASAVWRNRWPDRLGMTFAVSGISFPAFALGMLLMQIFSVQLGWLPTMGADSWKSYILPSITLGAAVAAVMARFTRSAFVEVLHEDFVRTARAKGLNEMHVVFKHALRNAMIPVVTMMGLQFGFLLGGSIVVEVVFNWPGLGRLLIDSVEMRDYPVIQALVLLFSLEFILINLVVDVLYAVINPTIRYK, encoded by the coding sequence ATGCTCAATTACTTTCTCAAACGCCTGCTCGGCCTGATCCCCACGCTGCTGATCGTGGCAGTGCTGGTGTTCGGCTTCGTGCACATGTTGCCGGGCGATCCGGCGCGTCTGGCCGCCGGCCCGCAGGCAGACGAGGCGACCGTGATGCTGGTGCGCCAGGATCTCGGCCTCGACAAGCCGCTGCTCACGCAATTCACGAACTTCATCACGCACGCAGTGCGGGGCGACTTCGGTTTGTCGATGCGCAGCAAGCAACCGGTCTCGGAGGAAATCGGCAGCCGTTTCATGCCGACGCTGTGGCTCACGCTGGTGAGCATGATCTGGTCGGTCATTATTGGTATGGGATTGGGCGTGGCGTCCGCCGTGTGGCGCAATCGCTGGCCCGACCGCCTGGGCATGACGTTCGCGGTCTCGGGCATCTCGTTCCCGGCGTTTGCGCTGGGCATGCTGTTGATGCAGATTTTCTCGGTGCAGCTCGGATGGCTGCCCACGATGGGCGCCGATTCCTGGAAGAGCTACATCCTACCCTCGATCACGCTTGGGGCGGCGGTGGCGGCCGTGATGGCGCGCTTCACCCGTTCGGCGTTCGTGGAGGTGCTGCACGAGGACTTCGTGCGCACGGCACGTGCGAAGGGGCTCAACGAAATGCACGTGGTGTTCAAGCACGCGCTGCGTAACGCCATGATTCCCGTCGTCACGATGATGGGCTTGCAGTTTGGCTTCTTGCTCGGTGGCTCGATTGTCGTCGAAGTGGTGTTCAACTGGCCGGGGCTCGGACGTTTGCTGATCGATTCGGTCGAGATGCGTGACTACCCCGTGATTCAGGCGCTGGTATTGCTGTTCTCGCTCGAGTTCATTCTGATCAACCTCGTGGTCGACGTGCTGTATGCCGTCATCAACCCGACCATTCGCTACAAGTGA
- the gsiB gene encoding glutathione ABC transporter substrate-binding protein GsiB, producing MSKTALLGARWKTAFASVAVASAVLGAAPAFAAKDVVMAVQSTFTTMDPYDANDTLSQAVAKSFYEGMFGFDKDMKLINVLADSYTVSPDGLVYTIKLKSGVKFQDGTNFDAAAVKANFDRVTNPDNKLKRYNLYKEIAKTEAVDAHTVKFTLKEPFSPFINTLAHPSAVIISPEALKKYGKDIASHPVGTGPFEFVEWNRTDYVKVKKFDGYWKKGYPKVDTITFKPVVDNNTRAAVMQTGEAGFAFPVPYEQADGLKASGKVDVIAGPSIIQRYVSFNTKQKPFDDVRVRQAINYAINKEALVKVAFSGYATPADGVVPKGVDYAAKTGPWPYNPAKAKELLKEAGYPNGFETTLWSAYTYTTAQKVIQFVQQQLAQVGIKAQVRALEAGQRVELVESAPDPDKAPVRMYYVGWSSSTGEADWALRPLLSSESFPPKLFNTAYYKNDAVDADFNKALLTTDRAEKTKLYTDAQQRIWNDAPWAFLVTEKLLYARNKNLSGVYTMPDGSFNFTDISMK from the coding sequence ATGTCGAAAACCGCTTTGTTGGGCGCTCGCTGGAAAACCGCGTTCGCGTCCGTCGCCGTGGCTTCCGCCGTGCTCGGTGCAGCGCCGGCGTTCGCCGCCAAGGATGTCGTGATGGCCGTGCAGTCGACGTTCACCACGATGGACCCGTACGACGCCAACGATACGCTGTCGCAGGCTGTCGCCAAGTCGTTTTATGAGGGCATGTTCGGTTTCGACAAGGACATGAAGCTCATCAACGTGCTGGCCGATAGCTATACGGTCTCGCCGGATGGCCTCGTCTACACGATCAAGCTCAAGTCGGGCGTGAAGTTCCAGGACGGCACGAACTTCGATGCCGCCGCGGTGAAGGCGAACTTCGACCGTGTGACCAATCCGGACAACAAGCTCAAACGCTACAACCTGTACAAGGAAATCGCCAAGACGGAAGCGGTCGATGCCCATACGGTGAAGTTCACGCTCAAGGAGCCGTTCTCGCCGTTCATCAACACGCTGGCTCACCCGTCGGCCGTGATCATTTCGCCCGAAGCCCTCAAGAAGTACGGCAAGGACATTGCGTCGCATCCGGTCGGCACCGGTCCGTTCGAGTTCGTCGAATGGAACCGCACCGATTACGTGAAGGTGAAGAAGTTCGACGGCTACTGGAAGAAGGGCTATCCGAAGGTCGACACGATCACCTTCAAGCCGGTGGTCGACAACAACACGCGCGCCGCTGTCATGCAGACCGGCGAGGCGGGCTTCGCTTTCCCGGTGCCGTATGAGCAGGCCGACGGTCTGAAGGCGAGCGGCAAGGTCGACGTGATCGCCGGTCCGTCGATCATTCAGCGCTACGTGAGCTTCAACACGAAGCAGAAGCCGTTCGACGACGTGCGTGTGCGTCAGGCCATCAACTACGCCATCAACAAGGAAGCGCTGGTGAAGGTGGCCTTCTCGGGTTACGCCACACCGGCCGACGGTGTGGTGCCGAAGGGCGTGGACTATGCCGCCAAGACCGGGCCGTGGCCTTACAACCCCGCCAAGGCGAAGGAACTGCTCAAGGAAGCGGGGTATCCGAACGGTTTCGAGACCACGCTGTGGTCGGCTTACACGTACACGACTGCACAGAAGGTGATCCAGTTCGTGCAGCAGCAACTGGCGCAGGTAGGCATCAAGGCGCAGGTGCGTGCGCTCGAAGCCGGTCAGCGTGTCGAACTGGTGGAGTCGGCGCCGGATCCGGACAAGGCGCCGGTGCGTATGTACTACGTGGGCTGGTCGTCGTCGACGGGCGAAGCCGACTGGGCGTTGCGCCCGCTGCTGTCCTCGGAATCGTTCCCGCCGAAGCTGTTCAACACGGCCTACTACAAGAACGACGCTGTGGATGCCGACTTCAACAAGGCGCTGCTCACGACCGACCGTGCCGAGAAGACCAAGCTCTACACGGACGCGCAGCAGAGAATCTGGAACGACGCGCCGTGGGCGTTCCTCGTGACGGAAAAGCTGCTGTACGCACGTAACAAGAACCTGTCGGGCGTGTACACCATGCCTGACGGCTCGTTCAACTTCACCGACATTTCGATGAAGTAA
- a CDS encoding dipeptide ABC transporter ATP-binding protein, with product MAERKTTPTISLPEERVLDVSGLTVQFATSERVVTAVRDLSFHVDRGETLAIVGESGSGKSVTSLAAMRLVENGGGSITHGSMIMRRRNGKLVDLTRASGRTMRSIRGADMAMIFQEPMTSLNPVFPVGEQIAESIRLHQGKDAASARAEALRMLELVRIPEARRVLGRFPHQLSGGMRQRVMIAMALSCKPGLLIADEPTTALDVTIQAQILQLIRALQDEMHMGVVFITHDMGVVAEVADRVLVMHRGDKVEEAPSREIFAAPRERYTQALLSAVPRLGSMQGTDLPARFPLLRYDAPADTKPAEETPQPTVRTEAGPILRVKDLVARFDVPSGFFGRVTQRVHAVERVSFDLYPGETLGLVGESGCGKSTTGRALLRLVASQGGSIEFGGKPIQDLAGRALQTLRRDIQFIFQDPFASLDPRLTVGFSIMEPLLVHGVAKGAEAEKRVAELLDRVGLPADYAQRYPHEFSGGQRQRIAIARALALKPKVVIADESVSALDVSVQAQIINLMLDLQKEFGIAFLFISHDMAVVERISHRVAVMYLGQIVEIGPRRAIFENPQHPYTKKLMSAVPVADPARRHAKRELLTEEIPSPIRAVGDEPQVQPLVEVGAGHYVARHRVAGAY from the coding sequence GTGGCAGAGCGCAAGACAACCCCTACGATTTCGTTGCCCGAAGAGCGCGTGCTCGACGTGAGCGGCCTTACCGTGCAGTTCGCGACGTCCGAGCGCGTGGTCACGGCCGTACGTGACCTGTCCTTCCATGTCGACCGCGGCGAGACCCTTGCCATCGTGGGCGAATCCGGTTCCGGCAAGTCGGTGACGTCGCTCGCTGCGATGCGCCTCGTCGAGAACGGTGGCGGAAGCATCACTCACGGCTCGATGATCATGCGCCGCCGCAACGGCAAGCTCGTCGACCTGACCCGTGCCAGCGGCCGGACCATGCGCAGCATTCGCGGTGCCGACATGGCCATGATCTTTCAGGAGCCGATGACCTCGCTCAATCCGGTATTCCCGGTGGGCGAGCAGATCGCCGAATCCATTCGCCTGCACCAGGGCAAGGACGCGGCGTCTGCCCGCGCAGAAGCCCTGCGCATGCTCGAACTCGTGCGAATTCCCGAGGCGCGTCGTGTACTCGGGCGTTTCCCGCACCAGCTCTCGGGCGGTATGCGTCAACGGGTGATGATCGCGATGGCGTTGTCGTGCAAACCGGGCCTGCTCATCGCCGACGAACCCACGACCGCACTCGACGTGACGATTCAGGCGCAGATTCTGCAATTGATTCGCGCGTTGCAGGACGAGATGCACATGGGCGTGGTGTTCATTACGCACGACATGGGTGTGGTGGCGGAAGTGGCCGACCGTGTGCTCGTGATGCATCGCGGCGACAAGGTGGAAGAGGCACCGTCGCGCGAGATCTTCGCCGCACCGCGCGAGCGCTACACACAGGCGTTGCTCTCCGCCGTGCCGCGTCTTGGCTCGATGCAGGGTACGGACTTGCCTGCTCGCTTCCCGTTACTGCGTTACGACGCGCCGGCCGACACGAAGCCCGCCGAGGAGACTCCGCAGCCAACCGTCAGGACCGAAGCCGGTCCGATTCTGCGCGTGAAGGATCTCGTGGCCCGCTTTGACGTGCCATCGGGTTTCTTCGGCCGCGTGACGCAGCGCGTGCACGCTGTCGAGCGCGTGAGCTTCGACTTGTATCCGGGGGAGACGCTGGGTCTGGTGGGCGAATCCGGTTGCGGCAAGTCGACGACCGGCCGAGCATTGTTGCGTCTGGTCGCAAGTCAGGGCGGCTCGATCGAATTCGGCGGCAAGCCGATTCAGGACCTCGCCGGGCGCGCTCTGCAAACGCTGCGCCGCGATATTCAGTTCATCTTCCAGGACCCGTTCGCCTCGCTCGATCCGCGCCTGACGGTCGGCTTCTCGATCATGGAGCCGCTGCTCGTACACGGTGTGGCGAAGGGCGCAGAGGCCGAGAAGCGGGTGGCCGAGTTGCTCGACCGGGTCGGGCTGCCGGCCGATTACGCCCAACGTTATCCGCACGAGTTCTCGGGCGGTCAGCGTCAGCGCATTGCGATTGCGCGGGCGCTGGCGCTCAAGCCGAAGGTCGTGATCGCCGACGAATCGGTCTCGGCGCTCGACGTCTCCGTGCAGGCGCAGATCATCAACCTGATGCTCGACCTGCAAAAGGAGTTCGGCATCGCGTTCCTGTTCATCTCCCATGACATGGCGGTCGTGGAGCGCATCAGCCACCGGGTCGCGGTGATGTACCTCGGCCAGATTGTCGAGATCGGTCCGCGCCGCGCGATTTTCGAAAACCCGCAACATCCGTACACGAAGAAACTGATGTCGGCGGTGCCGGTTGCCGATCCTGCGCGCCGTCACGCCAAGCGGGAGTTGTTGACGGAAGAGATTCCGAGTCCGATCCGCGCGGTCGGCGACGAACCGCAGGTGCAGCCGCTCGTGGAAGTCGGTGCGGGGCACTATGTGGCGCGTCACCGCGTGGCGGGTGCGTATTGA
- a CDS encoding isoaspartyl peptidase/L-asparaginase family protein, producing MSHAQRAVIAIHGGAGTISRETSPEELKAYHEALADVLRAGQAVLAAGGSALDAVTEAVRHLEDCPRFNAGRGAVFTHEGTHELDAAIMDGATLDAGAIACVHRLRNPILAARTVLENSPHVLLVGEGAEAFAAAHGAVLVEPGYFFTEARYAQWQRALADAAVALDHDMPLKKEPIDPDTKFGTVGAVACDSNGHVAAATSTGGMTNKAVGRVGDSPIIGAGCYANDATAAVSATGTGEAFIRTVACYEVGALMAYAGLSLADAAERVIHERLLRVKGRGGLIAVDAQGNVALPFNTEGMYRGVARVGETPVTAIHE from the coding sequence ATGAGTCACGCCCAACGCGCGGTCATCGCCATTCACGGCGGTGCCGGAACGATTAGCCGCGAGACTTCGCCAGAAGAACTCAAGGCGTACCACGAGGCGCTGGCCGATGTGCTGCGCGCGGGACAGGCGGTGCTCGCAGCAGGCGGCTCGGCGCTCGATGCCGTCACCGAGGCAGTGCGTCATCTCGAAGATTGCCCTCGCTTCAACGCGGGACGCGGCGCAGTGTTCACGCATGAAGGCACCCACGAACTCGACGCTGCGATCATGGACGGCGCCACGCTCGACGCGGGCGCCATTGCTTGCGTTCACCGTTTGCGCAATCCGATCCTCGCCGCCCGCACGGTGCTTGAAAACAGCCCGCACGTGCTGCTCGTGGGCGAGGGGGCCGAAGCCTTTGCGGCGGCACACGGTGCCGTGCTGGTCGAGCCCGGATATTTCTTCACCGAAGCGCGCTACGCCCAATGGCAGCGCGCGCTGGCCGACGCCGCTGTGGCGCTCGACCACGACATGCCGCTCAAGAAAGAGCCGATCGATCCCGACACCAAGTTCGGTACGGTCGGCGCGGTCGCCTGCGACAGCAACGGTCACGTGGCCGCAGCGACGTCGACCGGCGGCATGACAAACAAGGCAGTCGGCCGCGTGGGCGATTCGCCCATCATCGGTGCAGGCTGTTATGCAAACGACGCCACTGCGGCCGTCTCGGCGACGGGCACAGGCGAGGCATTCATCCGCACCGTGGCCTGTTACGAAGTGGGCGCGTTGATGGCATACGCCGGGCTGTCGCTTGCCGATGCTGCCGAGCGCGTGATCCACGAACGTCTGCTGCGCGTTAAGGGCCGTGGCGGCCTGATCGCGGTGGACGCACAGGGCAACGTCGCGTTGCCTTTCAATACCGAAGGGATGTATCGCGGCGTAGCGCGCGTGGGCGAGACACCCGTGACGGCCATTCACGAGTGA
- a CDS encoding MurR/RpiR family transcriptional regulator, whose amino-acid sequence MIDAESLPADLPLTERIVRAMPDLTPAQQRMAAFVLDNTFRAATMRIDEFADAVGVSLATVNRFARALGFDGYPQCRAAMVRGYEATLAPIESLRTSKAQASASADVMAASLAQAIENLDWTRRALDAATCERAVESILQARRIYVLGLGASGYLAGLLHHGLDPYCENVQAVVGVGGSTHAARQLFKLREGDLVIALAFPRYVSDTITLCRRLRGRGVPVMVLTDSPTSPLAPLGDIVIFVRSKPRLSSNSEASVLAIIDALCDAVAQRAKHAVDRATELTDFLLPWLDSASVAQTSGASASAHAPANSPANSPTNSPAGPVVGRIVTPQHTAAANATANSPASAAAVVTAPNPAHPAMPRTVPVGQDRKDKAL is encoded by the coding sequence ATGATTGACGCCGAATCGTTGCCCGCCGACCTGCCGCTCACCGAGCGCATCGTGCGTGCCATGCCCGACCTCACGCCAGCGCAGCAGCGCATGGCGGCGTTCGTGCTCGACAACACGTTTCGTGCGGCAACCATGCGTATCGACGAGTTTGCCGATGCCGTTGGCGTGTCGCTCGCCACGGTCAATCGTTTCGCCCGTGCACTCGGCTTCGATGGCTATCCGCAATGTCGAGCCGCGATGGTGCGTGGATACGAGGCCACGCTCGCGCCGATCGAAAGCCTGCGCACGAGCAAAGCGCAGGCGAGCGCCAGCGCCGACGTGATGGCTGCGTCGCTTGCGCAAGCCATCGAAAATCTCGACTGGACACGTCGCGCACTCGACGCCGCGACCTGCGAGCGCGCTGTCGAGTCGATCCTTCAGGCGCGCCGCATCTATGTGCTGGGGTTGGGCGCGAGCGGATATCTTGCCGGGCTGCTGCATCACGGTCTCGATCCGTACTGCGAGAACGTGCAGGCGGTGGTCGGTGTGGGCGGATCGACGCATGCCGCGCGCCAACTTTTCAAATTGCGCGAAGGCGATCTGGTGATCGCGCTCGCTTTCCCGCGCTACGTGTCGGACACCATCACGCTGTGCCGGCGTCTGCGAGGGCGAGGTGTGCCGGTGATGGTGCTCACGGACAGCCCGACGTCACCGTTGGCACCGCTTGGCGACATCGTGATTTTCGTGCGTAGCAAACCGCGTCTGTCGAGCAATTCGGAAGCGAGCGTGCTGGCGATCATCGATGCCCTGTGCGACGCCGTCGCGCAGCGCGCCAAGCATGCGGTGGACCGCGCCACGGAACTCACTGATTTCCTGCTGCCGTGGCTCGATTCCGCGTCGGTCGCTCAGACGTCAGGTGCGAGCGCATCGGCCCATGCGCCGGCCAATTCGCCGGCCAATTCGCCGACCAATTCGCCGGCGGGACCGGTGGTCGGGCGCATCGTCACACCCCAACATACCGCCGCAGCAAACGCCACGGCGAACTCTCCCGCCAGTGCCGCGGCGGTGGTAACAGCACCGAACCCCGCCCATCCGGCCATGCCCCGCACTGTGCCGGTCGGGCAGGACAGAAAGGACAAAGCACTATGA
- a CDS encoding YggT family protein, with translation MLVEIARLLLDLVFSLFGALLLLRVWMQATRLPPRNPLTQGVFQFTNWIVLPLRRVVPGIGGIDWACVIAAWLSAIVYLVLITAVVGVSPASVFPRGLLVALVLVAKWGANLVMWLTLLMAVLSWVNPRAAAMPILQHLLDPLLRPIRRVIPMMGGFDLSPLGLFLLMQILLIVLARLSLFFATL, from the coding sequence ATGCTCGTCGAAATCGCCCGTCTGCTGCTAGACCTTGTTTTCTCGCTATTCGGCGCTTTGCTGCTATTGCGAGTGTGGATGCAGGCCACGCGGTTGCCCCCGCGCAATCCGCTCACACAAGGGGTGTTCCAGTTCACCAACTGGATCGTGTTGCCGTTGCGGCGTGTGGTGCCGGGTATCGGCGGGATCGACTGGGCGTGCGTGATCGCCGCCTGGCTGAGCGCTATCGTTTATCTGGTGCTGATTACGGCCGTGGTGGGGGTGTCTCCGGCTTCCGTGTTCCCGCGAGGCTTGCTCGTGGCGCTGGTGCTGGTCGCAAAGTGGGGCGCGAACCTCGTCATGTGGCTCACGCTGTTGATGGCCGTGCTGTCGTGGGTGAATCCGCGCGCCGCCGCGATGCCGATTCTCCAGCACTTGCTCGACCCGCTGCTGCGCCCGATCCGGCGCGTCATTCCGATGATGGGCGGCTTCGATCTCTCGCCGCTGGGGCTGTTCCTGCTGATGCAGATTCTGCTGATCGTGCTCGCCCGCTTAAGCCTGTTCTTCGCGACCCTCTGA
- a CDS encoding enoyl-CoA hydratase/isomerase family protein, which translates to MNLRENAVEAQDEVLFDVINGFGVITLNRPRALNAITHGMVCAMWAQLNAWADDPAVRAVLIEGAGEKAFCAGGDVRALYDSRVNHANEHQAFFVDEYRLDYLIHRYPKPYIALLDGIVMGGGMGVAQGAALRIVTDRTRLAMPETGIGLFPDVGASWFLGHLAPTLARYLGLSGVTLTAADTLYCGLADVWLEGDAPQRLKTMLKQFDWHTGATGAPIKPLAGQYASDSAALLERLRAAILPLGRTWTDAAPLARVRATLDRHFSAVDVHGIVASLADDQHTPWAAETLALLQQRSPLSLCVTDRQLEIGRRLDLADAFRMELVLGHHAFATGDFVEGVRALLIDKDKQPRWRYATLADVPAAQVEAFFVSPWPGDGHPLKALGEH; encoded by the coding sequence GTGAATCTGCGTGAGAACGCCGTTGAGGCGCAAGACGAAGTGTTGTTCGACGTGATCAATGGGTTCGGCGTGATCACTCTCAACCGGCCGCGTGCATTGAACGCGATCACCCACGGCATGGTGTGTGCGATGTGGGCGCAACTCAACGCATGGGCCGACGACCCTGCGGTGAGGGCTGTACTAATCGAAGGGGCCGGCGAGAAGGCTTTCTGCGCGGGAGGCGACGTCCGGGCGCTTTACGACAGTCGTGTGAATCATGCGAACGAGCATCAGGCGTTCTTCGTCGACGAATACCGGCTGGACTACCTGATCCACCGATATCCGAAGCCGTATATCGCGCTGCTCGACGGCATTGTGATGGGCGGTGGCATGGGCGTTGCACAAGGGGCAGCGCTGCGTATCGTGACCGACCGCACACGACTGGCAATGCCGGAGACAGGCATCGGTTTGTTCCCAGATGTCGGGGCCAGTTGGTTCCTGGGGCATCTGGCGCCGACTCTGGCACGCTATCTGGGCCTGTCGGGAGTGACGCTCACCGCTGCCGACACGCTGTACTGCGGCCTCGCTGACGTTTGGCTCGAAGGCGATGCACCGCAACGGCTAAAGACGATGCTCAAACAATTCGATTGGCACACCGGGGCGACGGGAGCGCCGATCAAGCCGCTTGCGGGGCAATACGCGTCCGATTCGGCCGCTCTTCTTGAGCGGCTTCGCGCGGCCATTCTGCCGTTGGGGCGCACATGGACGGACGCTGCGCCACTCGCTCGGGTGAGAGCGACGTTGGACCGGCATTTCAGCGCCGTCGACGTGCACGGTATCGTGGCGTCGCTGGCCGACGATCAGCACACGCCATGGGCCGCCGAGACGCTGGCATTGTTGCAGCAGCGCTCGCCCTTGAGCCTGTGTGTGACCGACCGGCAATTGGAGATCGGGCGTCGCCTCGATCTGGCGGATGCCTTCCGGATGGAGTTGGTGCTGGGCCACCATGCCTTTGCGACGGGCGACTTCGTCGAGGGCGTTCGGGCGCTGCTGATCGACAAGGACAAGCAACCGCGCTGGCGCTACGCCACGCTGGCGGACGTGCCAGCCGCGCAGGTCGAAGCGTTCTTCGTCTCGCCGTGGCCGGGCGACGGTCATCCCCTCAAAGCGTTAGGGGAGCATTGA
- a CDS encoding acyl-CoA dehydrogenase family protein — MDFYTEDQRMIRDMARTFASEQLAPNAAQWDRDCALPDAMVAQMGELGLLGMMVPEQYGGSYTDYTAYALAMEEIAVGCASTATMMSVHNSVGCAPVLKFGTDAQRERWLPDLAAGRKIGAFCLTEPQAGSEANNLRTRAERRGDKWVLNGSKQFVTNGKRAAMAIVFAVTDPGAGKRGISAFIVPTNTPGFEVGHPEHKLGIRASDTCPITLVDCEVGDEALLGELGQGLKIALSNLEGGRIGIAALALGVARAAFEAALRYAGERQQFGKPIREHQSIANMLADMTTRINAARFLILHAAALRTQGLPCLSEASQAKLFASELAEWVCSHAIQIHGGYGYLEDYPVERHYRDARITQIYEGTSEIQRQVIARALD, encoded by the coding sequence ATGGATTTCTATACAGAAGACCAACGCATGATTCGTGACATGGCGCGCACGTTTGCGAGCGAGCAGTTGGCGCCGAACGCCGCGCAGTGGGATCGCGACTGTGCTTTGCCAGACGCGATGGTCGCGCAAATGGGCGAGTTAGGTTTGCTCGGCATGATGGTGCCCGAGCAATACGGCGGGTCGTACACCGACTACACGGCGTATGCGTTGGCGATGGAAGAGATTGCGGTGGGATGCGCGTCTACCGCCACCATGATGTCCGTTCACAACTCGGTGGGATGCGCGCCGGTTCTGAAGTTCGGCACGGACGCCCAGCGCGAGCGCTGGCTGCCTGATCTGGCCGCCGGGCGCAAGATCGGCGCGTTCTGCCTGACCGAACCGCAAGCCGGGTCGGAAGCCAATAACCTGCGAACCCGCGCAGAGCGCCGCGGTGACAAATGGGTGCTCAATGGCAGCAAGCAGTTCGTGACGAACGGCAAGCGGGCGGCCATGGCCATCGTGTTCGCGGTGACCGACCCGGGCGCCGGCAAGCGAGGGATTTCGGCGTTCATCGTGCCGACAAATACGCCGGGCTTCGAAGTGGGCCATCCCGAACACAAGCTCGGCATCCGGGCGTCCGATACTTGTCCGATCACGCTTGTCGATTGCGAGGTCGGCGACGAGGCGTTGCTTGGCGAGTTAGGGCAGGGGTTGAAGATTGCGCTGTCGAATCTCGAAGGCGGGCGCATCGGTATCGCTGCACTGGCGCTTGGCGTGGCGCGCGCAGCGTTTGAAGCAGCGCTGCGTTATGCCGGCGAGCGTCAGCAGTTCGGCAAGCCGATCCGCGAGCATCAGAGCATTGCGAACATGCTCGCCGATATGACAACGCGTATCAACGCGGCACGATTTCTGATTCTTCACGCGGCAGCCCTCCGCACGCAGGGATTGCCGTGCCTGTCCGAGGCGTCGCAAGCGAAGCTCTTCGCGTCCGAGCTTGCCGAGTGGGTGTGCTCGCATGCCATCCAGATTCATGGCGGTTACGGTTATCTCGAAGACTATCCGGTGGAGCGCCATTATCGTGATGCCCGTATCACGCAGATTTACGAGGGCACCAGCGAGATTCAACGTCAGGTCATCGCCCGTGCGCTGGACTGA